A single window of Candidatus Methanoperedens sp. DNA harbors:
- a CDS encoding glycosyltransferase family 4 protein produces the protein MKILQIYELDPLNRIGGVETAIFELSRHLVKRGHEVTVISGADSPCKEIKKDGVKFIYLDIGNVIKKIHSRDGLSLTRQAMFLPVVLSKDLKGYDIYHGHIYTSGIAANILARKYNGAAVNTIHGSYYPEWDSLVNPLSALLYKSAERILAPALAHLSGLQIHTGEYFARQVISWGADKKKIRVIYNGVDCQEFNPAIKKTVPGYPFPVILSARRLVKKNGLDRLLSVMPYILRNVECRLLIIGDGPERSNLMDMAKKLGIENNVEFLGSIPHKDIAGYIAITDLAVLPSIVEASSIFMLEAMAMCKPVVATGAWGLSEILNGKNGLIANVDRLGEGIVELLLDKKKLNEIGINARKYIIENHSWDKIAECVEGEYLRI, from the coding sequence ATGAAAATTCTTCAGATATATGAACTTGACCCATTAAACCGTATTGGAGGGGTTGAAACTGCCATCTTTGAACTATCACGCCACCTTGTAAAAAGAGGACATGAGGTAACAGTCATCTCGGGCGCAGATTCCCCCTGCAAAGAAATCAAAAAAGATGGTGTGAAGTTCATCTATCTGGATATCGGAAATGTTATTAAAAAAATACACTCTCGTGACGGCCTGTCATTAACACGGCAGGCCATGTTTCTTCCTGTTGTGCTTTCAAAAGATCTAAAAGGCTATGACATATATCACGGACATATTTATACATCAGGGATAGCAGCGAATATCCTTGCACGAAAATATAACGGGGCTGCTGTCAATACTATCCATGGGTCTTACTACCCTGAATGGGATTCACTGGTAAATCCTCTGTCTGCTTTATTATATAAGAGCGCAGAACGCATATTAGCCCCTGCACTTGCTCATTTATCCGGTTTGCAGATCCACACGGGAGAATATTTCGCAAGACAGGTCATCAGCTGGGGGGCTGATAAAAAGAAGATCCGCGTAATATATAATGGTGTGGATTGCCAGGAGTTTAATCCCGCGATAAAAAAGACTGTTCCAGGTTACCCATTTCCAGTAATACTATCGGCAAGAAGGCTTGTTAAGAAAAATGGATTGGACAGGCTTCTAAGTGTTATGCCATATATACTCAGGAATGTTGAATGCAGGCTTCTTATCATAGGCGATGGTCCGGAACGCAGTAATTTAATGGATATGGCTAAAAAACTTGGGATAGAAAACAATGTTGAATTTCTGGGCTCCATACCTCATAAAGATATTGCAGGATACATTGCAATTACAGATCTCGCGGTATTGCCCAGTATAGTAGAAGCTTCGAGCATATTTATGCTTGAAGCGATGGCAATGTGTAAACCTGTCGTTGCAACAGGCGCCTGGGGACTTTCAGAGATACTTAATGGAAAAAATGGCTTAATAGCAAACGTTGATCGCCTTGGAGAAGGGATCGTGGAACTTCTCCTGGATAAAAAGAAGTTAAATGAGATCGGGATAAATGCACGAAAATATATTATCGAAAATCATTCGTGGGATAAGATTGCAGAGTGTGTGGAAGGCGAATACCTGAGGATATAA
- a CDS encoding AAA family ATPase, protein MRAKQRVNNKKGAKYEPGIKCKGAKTVKVKPAGYPLKGMFHEYPETSELDVFEFYAREQWNGFIIKKGDFLFDRRMFPDFAFKVIEVEPDNSEIGENTKFTVEDYDTDFFVPEMKKEVTFKNIIGQEKAKQKCKLIESYLKSPEKFGTWVPRNILFHGPAGTGKTMMAKALATSTDVTFLPVRATKLIGEYVGDGARQIHQLYEKAEEMAPCIIFIDEFDAIALNRNYQEIRGDVSEIVNSLLTELDGIDEHEGICTIAATNMLHTLDSAIRSRFEEEIGFSLPTIEERIEILKFYTGTFPKKLAKDVDLEALAKLTPGFSGRDLVEKLLKNALHKAILEGGKVTMAHFESALSESFCKRSEPPRGMFA, encoded by the coding sequence ATGCGAGCAAAACAACGGGTAAATAATAAAAAAGGCGCAAAATACGAGCCCGGCATTAAATGTAAAGGAGCAAAAACAGTAAAAGTAAAACCTGCCGGTTACCCCTTGAAAGGAATGTTCCATGAATATCCTGAAACCTCGGAGCTTGATGTATTTGAGTTCTATGCAAGAGAGCAGTGGAATGGATTCATAATAAAAAAAGGAGACTTCCTGTTTGACAGGAGAATGTTCCCGGATTTTGCTTTTAAAGTAATTGAAGTTGAACCTGATAATTCTGAGATAGGAGAAAATACAAAATTCACTGTTGAAGATTATGATACTGATTTCTTCGTCCCTGAAATGAAAAAAGAAGTTACTTTCAAGAATATCATAGGACAGGAGAAAGCAAAACAGAAATGTAAGCTTATTGAGAGCTATCTTAAAAGCCCTGAGAAATTCGGTACATGGGTACCCAGGAATATTTTGTTCCACGGACCTGCAGGAACAGGAAAAACCATGATGGCGAAGGCATTGGCAACCTCCACCGATGTCACTTTCCTGCCAGTACGCGCCACGAAACTCATCGGGGAATACGTTGGTGACGGGGCGCGACAGATCCACCAGCTATATGAAAAAGCTGAGGAGATGGCGCCATGCATTATATTTATTGATGAATTTGATGCTATTGCGCTTAACAGGAATTACCAGGAGATCCGCGGTGATGTATCTGAAATTGTAAATTCGCTCCTCACCGAACTGGATGGGATAGATGAACATGAAGGGATATGCACTATTGCAGCCACAAACATGCTCCATACGCTTGATTCCGCAATACGCAGCCGTTTTGAAGAGGAAATCGGATTCTCCCTGCCAACGATTGAGGAAAGGATTGAAATATTGAAGTTCTATACTGGAACGTTCCCGAAGAAACTGGCAAAAGATGTGGATCTTGAAGCGCTCGCAAAACTCACACCGGGTTTTTCCGGCAGGGATCTTGTCGAAAAATTGCTAAAGAACGCATTGCATAAAGCCATACTGGAGGGCGGCAAAGTAACAATGGCACATTTTGAGTCAGCGCTTTCCGAATCGTTTTGCAAAAGGTCAGAACCGCCAAGAGGTATGTTCGCATAA
- a CDS encoding CPBP family intramembrane metalloprotease, with protein sequence MLHLTNKRIEFNHNMSVVFILLIFLTIAISQYIFTFKNISYGIVISLFLTMLIYITVSLVGMKADFVRSAESLALIPLYVLFTSSLPWFFLDQQYLLPAVYSLVLALCFWHIYEHDIDFQELGFIKKNALKYALMGVIFAIPTGIIEYLILKPLPAVPFFDTGYLLRDSLYMLVFVGLAEEILFRGIIFNDLKRLFNWKKALIAQGLIFGIMHMTWRSSPEILFTTGAGIILGFFYYKTKSIVGPISMHAINNVILVSIMPYLYPYIIKWLA encoded by the coding sequence ATGTTACATTTGACTAATAAGAGAATTGAATTCAATCATAATATGTCAGTTGTTTTCATTCTCCTCATTTTCCTTACTATCGCAATCTCACAATATATATTTACATTTAAGAATATAAGTTATGGTATAGTCATTTCCCTTTTTTTAACAATGCTCATTTATATTACAGTTTCATTGGTCGGAATGAAAGCTGATTTTGTAAGGTCGGCAGAATCTCTTGCCCTCATCCCTCTTTATGTTCTCTTCACATCGTCCCTGCCATGGTTCTTTCTTGATCAACAGTACCTTTTACCAGCGGTCTACTCTCTGGTCCTTGCTCTTTGCTTCTGGCATATCTATGAACATGATATTGATTTTCAAGAACTGGGATTTATAAAAAAAAATGCTCTCAAATATGCCCTGATGGGTGTAATATTCGCAATTCCCACCGGGATTATTGAATATTTAATATTGAAGCCATTGCCCGCAGTCCCCTTTTTCGATACAGGATATTTGCTCCGCGATAGTTTATACATGCTGGTTTTTGTGGGACTCGCTGAAGAAATACTATTCAGGGGTATTATTTTCAATGACCTGAAAAGATTATTCAACTGGAAAAAAGCGCTAATTGCACAGGGCCTTATATTTGGTATTATGCATATGACATGGCGTTCCTCCCCTGAAATATTATTCACAACTGGTGCAGGTATTATTCTTGGGTTTTTTTATTATAAAACAAAGAGCATCGTAGGTCCCATATCTATGCATGCTATAAATAACGTGATACTTGTATCAATAATGCCATATTTATATCCGTATATTATTAAGTGGTTGGCATGA
- a CDS encoding thermosome subunit: MAGQLGGQPIFILREGSQRTKGREAQNNNIMAAKAVAAAVRTTLGPKGMDKMLVDSMGDIVITNDGATILKEMDIEHPAAKMIVEVAKTQDDEVGDGTTTAAVLAGEFLKNAEELLEMGVHPTVIASGYRLASIKAKEILQTLAKKVTNEDKDLLLKIAATAITGKGAEASKDVFANLTVDSVLAVVDSENGKKKVDVDDIKVEKKVGGSVEDSELIEGMVIDKERVHTNMPKKITDARILLLNEALEIKKTEVDAEISIKSPDQLQLFLDQEEQMIHDMVTKVIDSGANVLFVQKGIDDIAQHYLAKAGIYAARRVKKSDMDKLARATGAKILTSLKEITDSDLGKAGLVEEKKIGDEAMTYITECNNPKAVSIILRGGTEHVADEAERALHDALRVVGVAIEDETLVAGGGSPEIELALRLREYASTLKGREQLAVAKFSEALEVIPRTLAENAGLDPINMLVEMRSQHEKGNKTAGLNVFTGKVVDMWKEGVVEPLRVKTQAISSGTEAATMILRIDDVLSSKSTPGGGMPPGGPGGMGDMGGMGGMD; encoded by the coding sequence ATGGCAGGACAATTAGGAGGACAGCCAATCTTTATTTTAAGAGAAGGCAGTCAAAGAACAAAAGGAAGAGAAGCACAGAATAATAACATAATGGCAGCTAAGGCCGTAGCAGCAGCAGTAAGGACCACCCTTGGACCAAAAGGAATGGACAAAATGCTCGTTGACTCTATGGGAGATATCGTAATCACCAATGACGGCGCAACCATTCTTAAGGAAATGGATATCGAACACCCGGCAGCCAAAATGATCGTTGAAGTCGCAAAGACCCAGGATGATGAGGTCGGAGACGGCACAACCACAGCCGCAGTTCTTGCAGGTGAATTCCTGAAGAATGCAGAAGAACTACTGGAAATGGGAGTACATCCAACAGTTATCGCAAGCGGATACAGGCTTGCTTCAATAAAGGCAAAAGAGATCCTTCAAACGCTTGCAAAAAAAGTAACAAATGAAGATAAAGACTTATTATTAAAAATCGCAGCAACTGCAATAACCGGAAAAGGCGCAGAAGCATCAAAGGATGTTTTCGCAAACCTTACAGTAGATTCCGTATTAGCTGTAGTTGATAGTGAAAACGGCAAGAAAAAAGTTGATGTCGATGATATAAAAGTCGAGAAGAAAGTAGGCGGAAGTGTTGAAGATTCAGAATTGATCGAGGGCATGGTAATTGATAAGGAAAGAGTCCATACCAACATGCCAAAGAAAATCACTGATGCCAGGATACTGCTCCTGAACGAAGCACTTGAGATCAAGAAGACCGAAGTTGACGCGGAGATCTCAATAAAATCACCCGACCAGCTCCAGTTATTCCTTGACCAGGAAGAGCAGATGATACATGACATGGTCACAAAGGTAATTGACTCAGGCGCTAACGTCCTGTTCGTGCAAAAAGGAATTGATGATATTGCCCAGCATTATCTCGCAAAAGCCGGAATATATGCAGCAAGGCGTGTAAAGAAGAGCGATATGGATAAACTTGCACGCGCAACAGGCGCCAAGATCCTGACAAGCCTCAAAGAAATAACTGATTCCGATCTTGGAAAAGCAGGTCTTGTCGAGGAAAAGAAGATCGGCGACGAAGCCATGACATACATAACAGAGTGTAATAATCCGAAAGCAGTCTCAATAATCCTTCGCGGCGGAACAGAACACGTAGCCGATGAAGCAGAGCGTGCATTACATGACGCACTTCGCGTTGTGGGCGTTGCAATAGAAGATGAGACACTTGTAGCAGGCGGAGGCTCACCTGAAATTGAACTTGCACTGCGCCTGCGTGAATACGCAAGCACCTTGAAAGGCAGGGAACAGTTAGCAGTTGCCAAGTTCTCTGAAGCGCTTGAAGTTATCCCGAGAACACTTGCAGAGAATGCGGGTCTTGACCCTATCAACATGCTTGTTGAAATGAGAAGCCAGCATGAAAAGGGCAATAAGACAGCAGGTCTTAATGTGTTCACAGGTAAAGTCGTGGATATGTGGAAAGAAGGCGTTGTAGAGCCACTCAGAGTAAAGACCCAGGCTATCAGTTCCGGCACTGAAGCAGCCACCATGATCCTTCGCATTGACGATGTACTGTCCAGCAAATCCACGCCAGGAGGCGGCATGCCACCAGGCGGACCCGGAGGCATGGGTGATATGGGCGGTATGGGCGGAATGGATTAA
- a CDS encoding DUF2334 domain-containing protein produces MNVGLRIDIDSIADAVAIPDLLDTLEKYDSKATFFITTGPDETLRNAFHYSGKNIYKIPLKRYIPGLCQSILKKHVEAHRNLKLLLDSSHEIGLHGYMHYEWMNFLDRKSKEDISGMISKGSDLFEHEFGYKPGCFASPGFKTSDLFLIALDEFGFDYSSDFYGNRIFYPEVKNHKQKTPQVPVSLPSLCELPGDGNEILGRIKEICGGKYSVFYIHPSCDPIFRKNLFEIILKFVGGTKTLSEIYENSSDI; encoded by the coding sequence ATGAATGTAGGGCTCAGAATCGATATTGATAGTATTGCTGATGCGGTTGCTATCCCCGACCTTCTCGATACTCTTGAGAAATACGATTCAAAGGCTACATTTTTTATTACCACAGGTCCTGACGAAACACTTCGGAATGCTTTTCATTACTCAGGCAAAAATATTTACAAGATACCCTTAAAAAGATACATTCCGGGTCTTTGCCAATCCATATTAAAAAAACATGTGGAAGCACACCGCAATTTGAAGCTACTGCTTGATAGCAGCCACGAAATAGGGCTTCATGGATACATGCATTACGAATGGATGAATTTCCTTGACCGGAAAAGCAAAGAGGATATTTCAGGTATGATCTCAAAAGGTAGTGATCTTTTTGAGCATGAATTTGGATACAAACCAGGATGTTTTGCATCCCCCGGTTTTAAAACCAGCGACCTGTTTCTTATCGCGCTTGATGAGTTCGGGTTTGATTATTCAAGTGACTTTTATGGTAACAGGATATTTTATCCGGAAGTAAAGAATCATAAACAAAAGACTCCCCAGGTACCTGTTAGTTTGCCCTCACTATGCGAATTGCCAGGTGACGGGAATGAAATACTTGGCAGGATAAAAGAAATTTGCGGCGGGAAATATTCTGTTTTTTACATTCATCCGTCATGTGATCCCATATTCAGAAAGAACCTTTTTGAAATAATCCTGAAGTTTGTCGGAGGCACAAAAACTCTCTCGGAGATATATGAAAATTCTTCAGATATATGA
- a CDS encoding methionine synthase: MILFDDIGSFPLPKGISREWVEQAKKGNDPKLPDILKSAMQQKIDAGVDVPTYPQFRDMNQMFLEIINDESAQEGPLIVRMDRARIMELSAMEDVGAQYLKKTGKKLNVRLCVTGPIELYLKQFGGTAYKDVLDAFATSIDRFVNNSIDNAKQFRIAVISIDEPSIGINPQIMFNDADMIEALTLATKTSGLNKIDTEIHLHSPLHYKLVCRVPSIGIIGVESAANPSYLDLIDKKDLGDYDKFLRVGVSRTDIFGMAAVLNEKYNTNVWKEPAKLDEITTQMETPQIIAKRLEKAYSIFGDRIKYAGPDCGLGSWPSQELASNLLKNTGAGIKEFRKNQ, encoded by the coding sequence ATGATACTTTTTGATGATATCGGAAGTTTCCCGCTGCCAAAAGGCATAAGCAGGGAATGGGTAGAGCAGGCAAAGAAAGGCAATGATCCGAAATTACCAGACATCCTTAAAAGTGCGATGCAGCAGAAAATCGATGCTGGCGTGGATGTTCCCACATATCCCCAGTTCCGGGACATGAACCAGATGTTCCTTGAAATCATAAATGATGAATCTGCCCAGGAAGGGCCGCTCATTGTCCGAATGGACAGGGCAAGAATAATGGAACTTTCGGCAATGGAAGACGTAGGCGCACAATATTTAAAAAAAACCGGAAAGAAATTAAATGTAAGGCTTTGCGTTACAGGTCCGATAGAATTATATTTAAAGCAATTCGGCGGGACAGCCTACAAAGATGTCCTGGATGCATTCGCAACAAGTATTGACCGCTTTGTCAATAATTCCATTGATAATGCAAAACAATTCCGGATTGCGGTTATCTCGATAGATGAGCCAAGTATAGGGATAAACCCGCAGATCATGTTCAATGATGCTGATATGATAGAGGCTCTTACCCTTGCCACAAAAACATCAGGTTTAAATAAAATCGATACGGAAATCCATCTTCATTCCCCCCTTCATTATAAACTCGTATGCAGGGTGCCATCAATCGGGATAATCGGTGTTGAATCTGCTGCCAATCCATCGTATCTTGACCTTATTGATAAAAAAGACCTCGGGGATTACGACAAATTCTTAAGGGTAGGGGTTTCGCGTACTGATATTTTCGGAATGGCCGCGGTCCTTAATGAAAAATACAACACGAATGTCTGGAAAGAACCTGCAAAGTTAGACGAAATTACAACACAGATGGAAACACCTCAGATTATCGCAAAAAGGCTTGAAAAGGCATATTCGATATTCGGAGACAGGATCAAATATGCAGGTCCTGACTGCGGGCTTGGTTCATGGCCATCCCAGGAATTGGCATCAAACCTTTTGAAAAACACAGGCGCAGGTATAAAAGAATTCCGGAAGAATCAATAA
- a CDS encoding DUF1616 domain-containing protein, with the protein MTRFSDLKVVVFLQIMMVLFVLLPPLDMTPIRTILGVPVILFLPGYALIAALFPGKKDLDGIERIALSFGLSIAVVPLIGLILNFTPFGIRLFPVLISISFFTLIMCVITYYRRSKLPEDEVYGFNFKSIYPMAKEMLNGDTKLDKILSVILVLSIVVSVIILVYVIISPIQGEKFTEFYILGNEGKADNYPTIITSGNNSSLIVGIVNHEYSPENYTLLITLENNTLSRKDIRLVHNSTWEERTYFTPEIKGNNLKLDFLLYKGDNLTAPYRDLHLWVNVT; encoded by the coding sequence ATGACAAGATTCAGTGATCTTAAGGTAGTTGTATTTTTACAAATCATGATGGTTTTGTTCGTGCTGCTTCCTCCTCTGGATATGACCCCCATCAGAACAATACTTGGAGTTCCGGTAATCCTGTTTCTTCCAGGCTATGCCCTGATCGCTGCTCTTTTTCCAGGAAAGAAGGATCTTGATGGCATAGAAAGGATCGCTTTAAGTTTTGGCCTGAGTATTGCCGTAGTCCCGCTAATAGGTCTGATATTGAATTTTACCCCTTTCGGAATACGACTATTTCCTGTTCTTATCAGTATCTCTTTTTTTACCCTGATAATGTGCGTGATTACTTATTACAGGCGGTCGAAATTACCTGAGGACGAAGTTTACGGATTTAACTTCAAGAGTATTTACCCCATGGCTAAAGAGATGTTAAATGGAGATACAAAGCTGGATAAAATCCTCTCGGTAATACTTGTTCTTTCAATTGTTGTTTCGGTAATCATATTGGTCTATGTGATCATTTCCCCGATACAGGGAGAGAAATTTACTGAATTTTATATTCTTGGAAATGAAGGAAAAGCTGACAATTATCCAACTATCATTACATCAGGAAATAACAGTAGTCTGATAGTTGGCATAGTAAATCATGAGTATAGTCCTGAGAATTATACTCTTTTAATCACACTTGAAAATAATACTTTAAGCAGAAAAGATATACGACTTGTACATAATTCTACATGGGAGGAAAGAACATATTTTACACCGGAAATAAAAGGCAATAACCTGAAACTTGATTTTTTGCTTTATAAAGGGGATAATTTAACAGCACCATATCGGGATTTGCATCTATGGGTGAATGTGACCTGA
- a CDS encoding UDP-N-acetylglucosamine 2-epimerase (non-hydrolyzing), with product MIAIILGTRPEIIKMSPVIRELQKQDTDHFILHTGQHYSYNMDRVFFEQLNLPEAKYNLDAGSGMHGEQTGKMLAGIEKVLIKEEPEAVLVQGDTNTVLAGALAASKLHINVGHVEAGLRSYDSRMPEEINRVLADHCSDYLFAPTEKSRKILLNEGIREEKIFVTGNTVVDAINQNLALSKSNLMRDIGLKTKKYILVTAHREENVDDPRRFKGIMEGVKIVSEELDMPVVYPIHPRSRKMMGKFGLNLNGDSKIIEPQDYLNFLQLEANARLVLTDSGGLQEETCILGVPCVTLRDNTERPETVEVGANLLAGTEPEMIAKCARSMLERGNGWMNPFGDGRAAERIIQKMIT from the coding sequence ATGATCGCCATTATCCTGGGGACGCGGCCTGAGATCATCAAGATGAGCCCTGTGATAAGGGAATTACAGAAACAGGATACTGATCATTTCATTCTGCATACCGGCCAGCATTATTCTTATAATATGGACAGGGTATTTTTTGAGCAGCTAAATCTCCCCGAAGCGAAATATAATCTTGACGCAGGATCAGGGATGCATGGTGAACAGACAGGGAAGATGCTTGCAGGGATAGAAAAAGTGCTTATAAAGGAAGAGCCCGAAGCAGTACTTGTGCAGGGTGATACTAATACAGTCCTGGCAGGCGCTCTTGCTGCCTCGAAACTTCACATAAATGTAGGGCATGTGGAAGCAGGACTGAGAAGCTACGACAGTCGAATGCCAGAAGAGATAAACAGGGTACTGGCCGACCATTGTTCTGATTATCTGTTTGCGCCTACCGAGAAGTCAAGAAAGATACTTTTGAATGAGGGTATAAGAGAAGAGAAGATCTTTGTGACCGGAAATACAGTCGTTGATGCTATTAACCAAAACCTTGCGCTTTCAAAAAGTAATTTGATGAGGGATATTGGATTGAAGACAAAAAAGTACATTCTTGTAACTGCCCACCGCGAGGAAAATGTTGATGATCCCAGAAGATTCAAGGGAATCATGGAAGGCGTAAAAATTGTTTCAGAGGAGCTTGATATGCCTGTTGTTTATCCCATCCATCCGAGATCCAGGAAGATGATGGGAAAATTCGGTTTGAATCTGAATGGTGATAGCAAGATCATCGAACCGCAGGACTATCTTAATTTTCTCCAGCTTGAGGCGAATGCGAGACTGGTATTGACGGACTCAGGTGGATTGCAGGAGGAAACATGTATCCTTGGTGTGCCCTGCGTGACATTAAGGGACAACACTGAGAGACCTGAGACTGTTGAGGTTGGGGCTAATTTGCTGGCTGGCACTGAACCTGAGATGATCGCAAAATGTGCACGGAGCATGCTTGAAAGGGGCAATGGATGGATGAATCCTTTTGGGGATGGGAGGGCAGCAGAGAGGATCATACAAAAAATGATAACTTAA